One Nicotiana tomentosiformis chromosome 1, ASM39032v3, whole genome shotgun sequence genomic window, CTTGAGGCCTCAATCACACAACACAACATCAagaccacgaatcacaccccaattcaagcctcatgaactaatgaactttgaacttccaaaactcatgccgaaccatattaaatcaactccaaatgacctcaaaattttcatgcaagtcccaaatgacacaatggacctatatCAATTCCCGAAACTACAATTTGAACCCGATATCCACAAGCTCAACTCTCAGTCAatcctatcaaccttccaaaccttcaactttccaactttcgtcaaaaaGTATCAAACCAACCTACGAGCCTTCTAATCCAAATACGAACATACGcataattccaaaatcaccatacgaatctattggaaccatcaaaactcaattatGGAGTCTTCTACACAAAAtccaaactccggtcaactctttcaacttaagcttccaaccttgggactaagtgtcccaattcactccgaaacttctacgaaaccaaaccaaccaccctgacAAGTCATAAAACCTCAAATACACAtaagtaaagcatcaaataggggaaacggGGCTAAAGTACTCAAAATGACTAGCTAGGTCGTTACATTCGCaccttcttaaacaaacatttatcatcgaacgggtctagaatcatacctggagtctcaaataaatATGTATCTCTGatttgcatctcccgctcggtctcccaagtagcctcctcaacagGCTGGGCTCACCAATGAACCTTCACCGGatctatattctttgacctcaacttccgaacctaccAGCCAAAATGGCCATCAGcttcacatcataagtcagatccCCGTCCAACTGCACCATGCTGAAGTACAAAACATGTGACAGATCatcataatactttcggagcatagaaacatgaaacactagatgaaacTGATATTCagcttaaagtatgtatatttacATGCATATTGCCTTGCATTTTACTCATGTTTCGTAGATTTCGGATGTGTAATATACTGATTTGTGCTAATTCATGGTGttcttatgtgtaggaatcatccggaGGCAATGCGGGATAAAGGTGCGTGATTTGAAGCAAAAAGGGGATGAAATAGAAAAAATGCCACAAAGTAGTGCCAGGCTAGCGTGGGGTGCTACCTGTGGCACAGAAGTCAGATCTTAAAATTTCctagtgccccacgctaccctgggcgctggtgacGAGAATTTCTCCTACCTCGatcgggacaaggttatttcgaccCAAGacacccccaactcatataaaagcaaaCCTAAACCTATTATAGTAAAGGAGACCCCACTTTGAGAGGAAAATACACAACGGGACACTCGGGAGCAaggattctcagtttttcttcaTCTTTGTTAGTATTTTCAACTATTCAACACTTGTGGAATTATTTTGATTTTATCATGAGTTACTAAAACCCATAGTTCTAGGGTTGTGATTtatccatgaatattgttgtttgaagttgacttaaccttgattaaTATTTGCTAATAaatggttgtttcttcaattttgtgattaattgcttaattttcTGGCCAACAACTAGgttatatttactatctatgctatgttTAAGAAAGATACGTCTAGAGTAGAGAAGAGCTAAAGAgggcatgatcttaactctgagtGGAGGgcagatttgtggttaggataggaatatacctagtcaccatgcTCAGTTGAATATtgtaatcttaatgcgttcttacATTGATTCTATAAGAAtataggcattaatctattttgaataggcgagtaaaattttgggagaatactacgagagcaattattcgattaattagcaaccatgagcgAATAGTATGAAAGGGGGAGTTATTTAGAATGCAATAAGAGTGGTGAATCGATCATAACCCTGGATTATTCGTCTCTACTAAATACACAATAATTATTTTGCTgcttgattaattagttacttGTTACAATGATGTCATGCTCGGACCTAGGGGAGCGCAACCAGCGCTCAACCAAGATAActtggccgagcaagcctatacaATATTTTCTACccgaactcacccatgaataaagagaatatctATTTCAGTAATTAGACCAAGAGAAGATCATGTGAGCgacaccaattcattaccattagttacatcatttataagttctcaaaatacatacacttttaaagtttgaagtggaacatgtgatacaaaatACAACattctagtttgactttcccaacatcAATATACAACCCGCACCACGTCTACGGAGcatctaatagatataaaagagtactataatagtgctggcaacaaggcccctgttatacctcaaaacataatacacaagagACAAAGTATATACGACCCCGAAATacaatggggctcaccaagtcagctgggaggaGGGTGTACCGCAATCACTGATCACTGCCACCtgctatagaaccacctgcatccattaaagatacaacgcccctggcaaaagggatgttagtacatatggaatagtactagtatgaatgactaaacaccctctccaTAGAACGAGTAATAAAACAAGGAAGAACAATCATAgaatcaatgagagcctcaaatAATACCAagacatcaagttaggagcaagataagaTTTCAAGTAAATTACATTATTTTAGATTGGGATATCTTTAGTACTGATATACCAATGTGtctttagcacggagttcgatcatggcccgatcggctagtccacaatagactcaccaaccggagtagatacagagaacaactcatgaagttgttccggttctatcccaaattccatagcaagataaggagtgacataggacaaagtggaaccaggattaataagagcatatacatcacgatattggacagtcaatatacctgtgacaatatcCGGAGAAGCCTTGGAACTCTGGCAACCCCTCATGGCATAGAAAtggttgggtcctcccgaacacTATGTACTACCCGTAGTTTCACcccgccctgcgggtgctggagtGCCTCAAGCTAGAGGAGGTGTTGAGGATGTAGTAGCTATAGAACTTGATGGTTGTGCCGTGCTCCTGCCCATACCCTGGCGGGGTGAATaataatccctctgaatgtggCCCCTTAACCTGCCCCTGTAGCATatgggtaggtccatgtagcagacccctaagtgcatctttccacacctagggcatgaggTCCTCCTCTGGTGCTGGAATCTCCCAccaggccgaccctgctggtaggatccctTGTTGCCCTGACCGAGCCTGAAACAACTCTACTACTACTGACTGGGCCTCGATGGTTGTGCACTAACTGAAAACTAAGCAAAGGACtaggatggccctgatgatcctcccctaaataccgacctaccaccaccaccaccagaagaaccaccaaagtttccCGCGGACCGGGCCGTATTGTTACCCTCTCGCTcaattctattcttcaatttgcggttctttgtggcttgagcaaacgccaccatcttcccatagttcatattatAATTCAGGGCGGCTGTAgtagcctcattaataaccaaggggctgagGCCCTGCACGAAccgacgcactctagcctccatagtgggcaatatGTAAATAAAATACTTGGACAGGTGTGCAAATCTCATATGATACTCTcatacactcaggctaccttgcctcaagctCTTAAACTCAACAACACGGGCTGCCTttgtctcggcaggcaagaaatgatcaatgaaggcatcgacaaactcactccaccttgccggagggctcccctcctcatgggactcctcccacagctcaaatcaagaatatgccacctctttcaggcggtacaAAGCCAACTCCACTACTTCCatctcagtagcatgcataactcagagagtcttgtgcatctcatcaatgaagtcctgggtgtcctcctcgggattagtacccatgaacactggaggatctaactgaagaagcTTGTTCACCCTGAGACTAACAAAATCCCCTGGCTGGGTGGAAGAAGAAGGTGCAACATTcaatctctgggcctgggaagccactatctgagccaacatccgTATGGCTCCCCCTAAGGTCCCCCTTAGAAACACCAGTACTAGAGTTGGGgatggaggtggaactggaatatcagctGGAGGAattgttgcaccctcagtaggagtAGGGATTGGTGTAGTCTGATcaggagtagtagaatcaggcagtgtagtagttgGGGGAATATcatcacccctcgggtgctcacccataTCATCAGgtatagaatcaactgccactcctggggtggcattggctccttggccagctcttgccttcttcctaggttccatgtactgaaaattagagcaatgcacgagttaaaggagggaCAGTCTTataatcagctttatcgcatgatcaagaacatcaaagaagggttttattcctaaatgcccaagtagcctcccaattatagatgtggtcgacaacacaccgataagaaggactctactagacacgactccgagacatcctaggacacttttaaaccttaggttctgataccaagtttgtcacgccctaacctcggggagcgcgatcggtgctcaaccgagataaccaagacgagcaagcctgtacaatactTTCTTCCCGAACTCACCCATTAATAAAAGGAAGATCTATTTCATTAATAGACCAGGAGAAGATCATGTGAGCgacaccaattcattaccattagttacattatttataagttctcaaaatacatacactttcatagtttgaagtggaacatgtgatacaaaatATAACATTTtggtttgactttcccaacatcAATATACAACCTACACCATGTCaacagagcctctaatagatacaaaagagtactatgatagtgccaacaacaaggccccggctatacctcaaaacagaatacacaagggacaaaagatatacgaccccaaaatgaaatggggctcaccaagtcagttgggagaAGGGTGTACCACTATCACTAATCACTgtcgcctgctgtggaaccacctgtatccattaaagatgcagcgcccccggcaaaaagggacgttagtacatatggaatagtactagtatgaatgaataAACACCCTCTCGATAGAACGAGTAATAAAACAAGGAAGAACAATCATAGAATCAATGGAAACCTCGAACACTACCAagacatcaagttaggagcaagataagaTTTCAAGTAAATTACATTATCccaggttgggagatctttattaccgatataccaccgtatcTTTAGCACAAAGTACGATCACGGCCCtatcggctaggccgcctcacccaaagacatccaatcaccatcacaatcacaatctcaatcacTATCAAAATCACAATCTCAAGCagaatcaccaccatgtgtgcggcatggggTCTGAtctcgacccgaccggctaggccgtcttaccaCAGTGCCGTGTaaatcgacatcaccctttttgTTAGCAACTATCACATCCCATGTAAGGGGtataatctcatcacatcaatctcattccaaataaggggaataatcacaatccactcctacaccggcacgggtagtttcgaggttaggttatttcaacctaccttTCCTCGGTGACTAACAATACTCCCAAATATTTATTACATAAAGGACTTTTAGCTAATTTCATAGTCTTTTACccgtcttttcattttattggcactggtggccacaaatgtaatatcattcttggcacgctggacgtatttcatatttcatgctcacccttTTCATTTTTCGAACATCGtcatggattatcaacaacaaggcattttcaatcaagaactttaggtacacatatgagcaattaagagtctttaagcacattgagtttttcTTCCACAATTTGACATGATAACTTGCATTTGAAACATGATTGAATTCGTAATATTTTGATACACAACCCATGCTTTGAACACATCCCCGaaagataacataatatgataagagcattcggaacacattttgaacatatatcaTTCGACACAGTTTATTCGGAATAGTAAGGTATAACTCATAACATGAGAAATAAGAgcttgagccaatcataattaCAACTAACGATGACATCATGAATTCGATTCTACAagaggggtttagccaacatacctcgctttgagcttttccttaattactacaatgttccataaatcctagcaactttgatctttTTAGAGACAtgataaaattgaaccataattaggaagataatcATAGGTTCAgttcatttaagcattttatcaagcactaggtgtgcattatgttttcaaggttctcctatggtggattccttcatcctaCAACCCAATATCAACCCttttgagctcaacaaccttcccacaactttgttagtacatgcatgcatagaaAACACCCACATACCTAAGAATCCCACTCCTCATcacccatcttctaccccaagctcgaaattgaagactagagtacggaaccttacctcttgaatggagaccttgtgagttttccccgtgaattctccaagtcttgagaAAGGATTGATGAACAATGATCTTAGGAATCCCccctctcactctagaccactttTCTCTCTTTAAAATATCAGTTAGAACCAGCCAAAATAAACACCAAGTTGTGTTTATAAAATGGGATCGGGTGAAAGTTTCCAAACTTAAACTCTACGAAGCCGGGTCTGCGGTCGTAGAACGCAAAGGGGACTGCATAAAAGGTCCCAAAAGCTAGGCTGGTCTGTTTCAGTCTGTGGCCAGGTCTACGgcccgcatatcaattatgcggccgcagaatggactGCAGAATCTCCCTCCGAAAATCTTCATGTTAGTTCTATGATAGATGTGCGACctacaaaatgattatgcggttgcatagatGACTgcaaaacaacctccaaaattggcccatttctttgcttcactctgcggctgaTCTGTagtccgcagatcagttctgcggtcacataatagACCACAGAAATGTCATGTTCTGCAACAATTGTTTTCTTCAACTTCCCAATGATATGTTTAACCCAAAATGTTTGTATCGCGGTGAGCAAGCTTGGCACCAGGAAACtccgggttttaggtgaaatttttatGGGGCCTTATGAATTATTTcttagtataatcacacttttgaactctgattgactcgaccgaataacaatcttggtgaaaCTAGTGGGTAGTTAACACAAATCTTTGTGGGTTTTACACTTgatttatcactttattacttgtacgatcacgtatacttgcacgtacgtttgggagcaacaagttttcggcaccgttgccggggacttgaaTATTGACTATTTTACTAGCTTTTACTTTAGTTGTTTATTTCATCAAGTCTAATGTTTCTTATTGGTTGCTCTGCTCTCAGGAACTTTAATTTGAATGCCAAGGGTCAGAAGCCAGGACAGACTTCAAGGCTTTGACCCCGAACCTGAGAGAACATTTCATAGGACGTTGAGAGAAGCAAGTGACACAGATAATGCTCAGGCACTTATTCAATTACCTTTGAACATTGCAGAGAAGAAACATAGGTTGTTCGGGAGGTGGCGATGCCCACCATTGCTAATGTTACCTCCAGCATTGTGAAGCCCAGAATCACTGGGCACTTTGAGCTAAAATAGAGCATGATCCAATTACTACATGCAAATGGGCAGTTTATGGGTCTTCCACACGAGGATCCACAACAACACATTCTGAATTTCTTAgagattagtgatacttatatCACTAATGGAGTCACTACAGACTATGTGAGGCTCACACTATTCTCGTTTTCTCTGTTGGGTGAAGAAAAGCGGTGGTTGAAGGTGGAACTAGCTAATTCTATTACATCATGTAATGATCTGGCAAGAAAATCTTTGGCACGGTTCTTCCCTTTAGGCAAAACTGCAAAGATCAGAAGTGAAATCGTCTCCTTCAAACAGAAATTGGGGGAATCTTTATATTCAGCTTGGGAGTGGTTCAAAGGGCTGCTTAGAGATTGTCTTCATCACAACCAGACAAATGAAGTGTTAGCTCATAACTTCATAGAAGGGCTACATCCAGAGACAAATATTGTGGTGGACGCTGTCGCGGGAGGTCAAGTGTTGGAGAAAAACTTTGATGAAATGTATGCATTATTGAATAAATTCTCCAAAAGTAATCCTGATTGGAAAAGAGAGATGGGCAGACACACAGTTCAAAAATATCTGGGGGTCCTCGAGTTAGATGTATTTTCTACATTATCAGCACAAGTTGCCACATTATCCAACCAAGACAATAAGATGACCTTGGTTATTAACAAGAAACAAGCTCAGTCAATGCAACAGGTTCAAATATTTTGTGATGTATGTGGAGATGGTCACATGAGCGATTTATGCCCAGATAATCCAGAATCTGTATGTTTCATGGGTAATTCAAATAGGGGCCAAACAAACcagtatgggaacacttacaatcctaaTTGGAGGAACAACccaaacttctcttggggtggaaaccAAAGTGCGTGGAATCAGTACAGGCCACAAGCTCCGCAATAGCAATATAGATCACCATAGGTCGAGCAACCTACAAACTCGATGAGTCACATTGAGGAGATGCTAATGAAATTGATGACTGACCAGCAGGCCCAAGTAGCAGTTATGAGAAATTTAGAGCGACAAATGGCTAGTGCCCAAAATACTCGACCAATTGGAGCTCTTTTAAGAGAAAATGAGGCTAATCCTAAGGCATCCATTAATGCTATGTCATTGAGGAATGGGACACAGTTAGAAGAAGTCCTATCGCAAAAGAGAAAGCAAGTGACCTTTAATGAGAAACATGCCACCATAGAAGCAGAATCAGAAAAAGCAAGGGAGTCAGAGAAGCCAGTTGAAGAGGTGGTGGCAAAGCAACCCCAACCACTAGTTGCAAGGCCACCACCTCTGTTCCCTCATAGATTGCAGAAAGTGAAGGATAATGATGCTTATAAGATATTTCTTAATATTTTAAAGCACGTGAAAATTAATATTCCGTTGGTAAACATCCCGCAATAAGTGCCCAAATATGCCAAATATATCAAAGACATAGTGGAAAATAAGAGGAGGTTGGCCGGGTTCATGACTGTGGCACTCACTGAAGAATGTAGCTCAAGAATTAAAATCAAGCTACCTCAGAAATTGAAGGATCCAAgtagtttcactatccaaatCTCCAATTGTTAAGCACATAGTCGGGCAAGCTTTGTATGATCTTAGGGCGAGCATCAATTTGATGCCCCTATCTGTTTTCAAACAGTTGGGGTTGGGTGAGACACACCCAACTACGGTGATTTTACAGTTGGTTGATCGCTCCCTTGCTCATCCTAAAagggtgattgaagatgtgttagtttAAGTGGGTTCTTTCATATTCCTTGCTGATTTCATTATCTTAGACTATGAGCCTGATCAGGAAGTCCCATTTATTTTTGGGCATCCATTCATAGCCACAGGATGAGCTATTATTGATGTATATGAAGGAAAGATGATAATGAGAGTGGGTGATCGAGTGGAGGTATTCAATGTGTAAAAAGCACTCAGATTGCCTACCCACTATGAAGAGTTATCCATGATATCTATGGTGAAAAGTGATGTGACTTCATTGGTACCCTATATGAGCCCCATAGATCCACTTGAAAGAGTTTTGATGGGGGATGAATAAGAAAGTGAAGATGAGATGATGGAAGAAATTTAGCAAGTCCTCAACATTCTTGCAAGTATGTCCATGGCTTGGGAGATTTAAGGAGTTGGACAGACCTGTTACTCTGAATCCCCTAAACCATTtgttgaagaagctccaaagctAAAGCTCAAGCCTCTTCCAGCGCACCTGTGCTATGCCTACTTGGGGAATTCTGAAACGTTGCCCGTGATTATCTCATCCAGCTTGGCAAATGTGCAAGAAGAAAAGCTGCTAAGAGTGCTTCATGAGCATAAAAAGGTTATTGGGTGGATAACTACTGATATCAAGGGAATCAGTAcattattttgcatgcataaaaatTTTTCTGGAATATGGCCACAACGCCAGTGTTGAGCAACAAAGGAGCTTAAATCCTATTATAAAGGAGGTTGTGAAGAAGGAAgtaattaagtggcttgatgcaggtatcaTCTTTCCTATTTCTGAAAGCAACTGGGTGAGCCTAGTGCAATGTGTGCTTaaaaaggggggatgactgttgtagagaatgagaaaaatgagctaaTTCCTACTCGCACTGTGACGTAGTGGAGAGTTTGCATTGACTATAGAAGGCTCAACAAAGCAACCCGCAAGGACCACTTCCCACttccattcattgaccaaatgttggacagcTTGATTGGGCATGAATATTATTGCTTCAttgatggttattcggggtacaACAAGATTGTCGTATGCCCAGAGGATCAGGAGAAAACAACTTTCATGTGCccttatggtacttttgctttcaagcaaATGAcatttggtctttgtaatgcaccagcTACTTTCTAGAGGTGCATGATGTccattttcactgatatggtgGAAAAATTTGTAGAAGTCTTCATGGATAATTTTTCAGTCTTTGGGTCTTCTTATGATGACTGTTTGAAGAATTTGGGCAAGGTGTTGGCAtgttgtgaagaaacaaatttggtattaaattggaaaaagtgccattttatggtgcaAAAGGGCATCGTGTGGACATAGGGTATCGAAGAGtggcattgaagttgataaggcgTAAGTGGCGGTGGTTGTAAAATTACCTCCACCGATATCTATGAAGGGTGTCCGGAGTTTCTTCGGACACGCGAGTTTCTATAGACGCtttattaaagatttttcaaaaattgctACTCTATTGTGCAGGTTGCTTGAAAAGGATGTGACTTTCAAATTTGATGAAGCCTGCCTGAAGGAATTCGAGGAGCTCAAAGAGAAGTTGGTGGGTGCCCCCATTATTGTGGCACCGGATTGGTCCTTACCATTTGAACtaatgtgcgatgcaagtgaccatGCTATGGAGGCAGTGCTAGGCTAGAGGAAAGACAAGATGCTTTACTCCATATACAATGTGAGTAAGACTCTTGATGATGCACAACTAAATTACACCACCACTGAAAAGGAGTTTTTGGCAGTTGTGTGGGCCTTTGAGAAATTTCGGGCTTGCTTggtgggaacaaaagttatagtTTATACCGATCATGCAGCGATCAGGTATCTATTTACAAAAAAAGAATCCAATGCTAGATTAATGCGCTGGGTTTTATAGTTGCAGGAATTTGTTGTAGAAATATGAGATCGGAAGGGCACAAAAAACCAAGTGCCTGACCATCTGTCAAGGCTAGAAAATCATGAGCACGCGGAAGAATGCGGACAAATTAAGGagacatttcctgatgagcaaccTTTTGCCATCACCCATGACCCCGCCCTATAGTACGCGAACAATGTGAATTATATTATGAGTGGGGTACTTCCTCCTAAAATTCAATCTGAGGCTAGGAAGAGGTTTCTTCATAATGTGAACCTCTACTACTGGGATGAGTCATTCTTGTACAGACAATGTGCTAATCAGTTGATGAGGAGATGCATTCCTAAAAAGGAGGTGGAATTAGTGTTGTATGATTGCCACGCCTTGCCTTATGGGGGACATCATGGAGGCGATAGGACATATGCAAAGGTGTTACAGTCTGGGTTCTATTGTCCAACATTGTTCAAGGATGCACATGCATTTGTTAAGAAGTGTGACCAGTGTCAGAGAACAGGAACAATCACGAAGAGGCATGATATGCCTTTGAATAATATCCTGGAGGTAGAGATTTTTTATGTGTCGGGGATAGACTTCATGGTATCATTCCCATTATCTAGAAGAAACAAATACATCTTGCAAGTGGTTGATTACgtgtcaaaatgggtagaggcggTCGCATTGCCAACCAATGATGCCATAGTGGTAGCCACTTTTGTGAAGAAAAACATATTCTCGAGGTTTGGGACTCCACGTGACTTGATTAGTGTTCTACAATCGGTTGTTGAATAACCTTCTAGCAAAATATGGAGTCCGCCATAGAGTTTCCACGGCATATCATCCGCAAAcaagtggacaggttgaagtgTCAAACAGAGAAATAAAGCAGATATTAGAGAAGACAGTGAGTGTGAACAGGAAAGATTGGGTTGCAAAGCTAGATGATGCCTTGTGGACACATAGAACTGCATACAAAACAGCAATTGGGGCATCCCCGTATAAGcttgtttatgggaaggcatgtaaCTTACCGGTTGAACTTGAACATAAGCCGTATTGGGCAGTTAAGAAGTTGAATATGGACTTTAAAGGCACAGGCGAGAAAAGTCACTTGCAGTTGAATTAGTTAGATGAGTTAAGGCTGCACtcctatgaaaatgctaagcttTACAAGCAGAAAacaaaaagatggcatgataagcgtATCAAGCCGCGACATTTTGAACCGGGCCAAAAGGTACTATTGTTCAATTCTAGGCTTAAGCTATTTCCTGGAAAGTTAAAATCGTGGTGCTCAGGTCTATTTAAGATGGTGAGAGTCACTCCTTATGGTGCTATTGAGCTGAGTGCTTTAAACAGTGAAAGAATTTTTTTGGTGAATGGGAAAAGA contains:
- the LOC104113353 gene encoding uncharacterized protein, whose translation is MIQLLHANGQFMGLPHEDPQQHILNFLEISDTYITNGVTTDYVRLTLFSFSLLGEEKRWLKVELANSITSCNDLARKSLARFFPLGKTAKIRSEIVSFKQKLGESLYSAWEWFKGLLRDCLHHNQTNEVLAHNFIEGLHPETNIVVDAVAGGQVLEKNFDEMYALLNKFSKSNPDWKREMGRHTVQKYLGVLELDVFSTLSAQVATLSNQDNKMTLVINKKQAQSMQQVQIFCDVCGDGHMSDLCPDNPESVCFMGNSNRGQTNQYGNTYNPNWRNNPNFSWGGNQSAWNQYRPQAPQ